In Rhinatrema bivittatum chromosome 1, aRhiBiv1.1, whole genome shotgun sequence, a single genomic region encodes these proteins:
- the LOC115081339 gene encoding olfactory receptor 1361-like: MEQKNQTVVMEFLLLGLSARVELRGFLFVIFLAMYLMNLLGNGTMISVIGGNSQLHTPMYFFLCNLSFVDMSFSSVTVPKLLSNLISGKKKISFSQCITQLYFFIAFAGSECVLLSVMAYDRYVAICNPLHYVTIMSKNICISMSAASFIICCLNALLHTLLICRLSFCNSNKIQHFFCDVTALLQLSCTDTSINELVIFSVASLVVMLPFLIILISYICIINTILKIPSTGGRSKTFSTCSSHFTVVMLFYGTLIFMYFRPSSSYSLEKDMIASVVYNVVSPMLNPFIYSLRNRDVKKVLRRVLQ, translated from the coding sequence ATGGAACAGAAGAATCAGACAGTGGTAATGGAATTCCTTCTCTTGGGCCTTTCAGCACGTGTGGAGCTAAGAGGTTTCCTCTTCGTCATATTCCTGGCCATGTACCTGATGAACTTGCTGGGAAATGGAACCATGATCTCAGTTATTGGTGGAAACTCCCAGCTCCATACTCCCATGTATTTCTTCCTGTGTAACTTGTCCTTTGTGGACATGTCTTTCAGCTCTGTCACTGTCCCCAAATTGTTAAGCAACCTAATCTCTGGCAAGAAGAAGATCTCTTTCTCTCAATGTATCACCCAGCTCtattttttcattgcatttgCTGGCTCAGAATGTGTCCTCCTTTCTGTCATGGCATATGACCGTTATGTTGCTATCTGTAATCCTCTACATTATGTCACAATAATGAGCAAGAACATATGTATAAGTATGTCGGCTGCTTCTTTCATCATCTGCTGTCTGAATGCTTTGTTACATACTCTTTTAATATGCCGACTCTCTTTTTGCAACTCTAACAAGATACAACATTTCTTCTGTGATGTCACAGCACTGCTACAGCTCTCCTGTACAGACACCTCCATCAATGAGCTAGTGATCTTCTCAGTGGCTTCACTGGTAGTAATGCTGCCCTTCCTGATCATCCTGATCTCCTACATCTGCATCATCAATACTATCCTGAAGATCCCATCCACTGGTGGGAGGAGCAAGactttctccacctgctcctctcacTTCACTGTAGTGATGCTTTTCTATGGGACACTTATTTTCATGTATTTCAGGCCTTCCTCCAGCTATTCCTTAGAAAAGGACATGATTGCCAGTGTGGTGTACAATGTGGTATCTCCCATGCTTAACCCATTCATCTACAGCCTGAGGAACAGGGATGTAAAGAAGGTACTGAGAAGAGTCCTACAATGA